A window of Fragaria vesca subsp. vesca linkage group LG7, FraVesHawaii_1.0, whole genome shotgun sequence contains these coding sequences:
- the LOC101311621 gene encoding uncharacterized protein LOC101311621, translated as MKPKTTGVPRAQKSKPFQGDGPNWVLIAGGALLSTLSMRLGYKLKQALDIKQQENASNGSGKSSDRRMPAGCHLHSNVYSFTQQDDGSCFNCISGTESMMEMKCLPNGQMLTESDGALPLVTVPAPQFNKENGIIWASSPDRLEMPPKPFLHHSNCSDSPCVSDSGSDIFSKREVIQKLRQQLKRRDDMILEMQDQIVELQNSLNAQLAHSAHLQSQLDAANRDFFDSEREIQRLRKAIADHCVGHVSSIDKPVQASIWQSEVRSGHGNQCLDGENNFDASEKGRGDGERVEMLRREVGELKEVIDGKEYLLQSYKEQKAELSLKIKELQQRLDSQLPNIL; from the exons ATGAAACCAAAAACAACTGGTGTGCCTAGAGCTCAGAAATCGAAACCTTTTCAGGGTGATGGACCTAATTGGGTTCTTATTGCTGGTGGCGCCTTGTTAAGTACATTATCGATGCGTCTTGGCTACAAGCTTAAGCAAGCACTTGACATAAAGCAGCAGGAGAATGCTAGTAATG GAAGTGGAAAATCCTCTGACAGAAGGATGCCTGCAGGTTGCCACCTGCACTCAAATGTTTATTCCTTCACACAACAAGATGACGGCAGTTGCTTTAATTGCATTTCAG GAACTGAGAGCATGATGGAGATGAAGTGCCTGCCTAATGGCCAGATGCTGACTGAATCTGATGGAGCCTTGCCTTTGGTGACAGTTCCAGCCCCTCAATTTAACAAGGAGAATGGCATCATCTGGGCATCTTCTCCGGATCGCCTTGAGATGCCTCCGAAGCCTTTTCTACACCATTCAAATTGCTCAGATTCTCCATGTGTTTCAGACTCTGGCTCTGACATCTTCAGTAAGCGGGAAGTAATACAAAAACTTAGGCAACAATTGAAGAGAAGAGATGACATGATCCTGGAGATGCAGGATCAGATTGTGGAGTTGCAGAATTCACTGAATGCTCAGCTGGCACATTCTGCCCATTTGCAATCTCAGCTTGATGCAGCAAATAGGGACTTTTTTGATTCTGAAAGAGAAATCCAAAGGCTTAGGAAGGCAATTGCAGATCACTGTGTGGGACATGTGAGCTCCATCGACAAACCTGTCCAGGCCTCTATATGGCAATCTGAAGTAAGAAGTGGTCATGGAAATCAATGTCTTGATGGGGAAAACAATTTTGATGCCTCAGAAAAAGGAAGAGGGGATGGAGAGAGGGTTGAGATGCTGAGGAGGGAAGTAGGAGAATTGAAGGAAGTGATAGATGGAAAGGAGTACTTGCTGCAGAGCTATAAGGAGCAGAAAGCAGAGCTCTCACTGAAAATCAAAGAGTTGCAGCAGAGACTAGATTCTCAACTTCCCAATATTTTGTAG